One Vibrio campbellii CAIM 519 = NBRC 15631 = ATCC 25920 genomic window carries:
- a CDS encoding glycosyltransferase, with translation MENSGTQESPILGNVIVHVVQHLAPGGLETLVLEMLRFAKPEDSVFVISLEGSKTTALNHWEKLESFEAQLHFLNKPAGFNLTTIRTLSAKLKALNANVVHTHHIGPLLYGGIAARLNGVKALIHTEHDAWHLNNKKAARLQSILLNALKPQVAADADFVAKQIINKLGYRNVNTIHNGIDCNKFTDGDRSAARTFFSLPKDKVIIGTAGRLEAVKGQEILIKAFSHLPKDTHLAIAGCGSQKSLLEAQAQYLGIRDRVTFLGLVDDMPRFYQSLNLFCLPSLQEGFPLSTLEAQACGVPCIASDVGAVRETLSPHTGTLVEPNQVPMLTDALSQQLASPPRSPREHILKHFDIRTMVNRYATLAQGESL, from the coding sequence ATGGAAAACTCAGGTACACAAGAATCACCAATACTGGGCAACGTGATTGTTCACGTCGTTCAACATCTAGCTCCCGGAGGCTTAGAAACATTGGTATTAGAGATGCTACGCTTTGCGAAACCCGAAGATTCAGTTTTTGTTATCAGCTTGGAGGGAAGTAAAACAACAGCGCTAAACCATTGGGAGAAACTAGAGAGCTTTGAAGCCCAACTCCACTTTTTGAACAAGCCTGCTGGTTTCAATCTCACTACGATTCGAACTTTGAGCGCCAAGTTGAAGGCATTAAATGCGAATGTCGTTCACACGCATCACATTGGCCCGCTTTTATACGGAGGCATCGCCGCACGGCTTAATGGCGTGAAAGCCTTAATCCATACGGAACACGATGCATGGCACTTAAACAATAAAAAAGCAGCACGATTACAGTCGATTCTGTTGAATGCGCTTAAGCCACAAGTGGCAGCCGATGCCGACTTTGTTGCAAAACAAATCATCAATAAATTAGGCTATCGCAATGTAAACACCATCCACAATGGCATAGATTGCAACAAGTTTACTGATGGCGATAGAAGTGCCGCTCGAACATTTTTCTCTCTACCCAAAGACAAGGTTATTATCGGTACGGCTGGACGCTTGGAAGCGGTAAAAGGCCAAGAAATACTAATCAAAGCTTTTTCCCATCTCCCCAAAGATACCCACCTTGCAATTGCAGGTTGCGGAAGCCAAAAATCGTTGCTTGAAGCGCAAGCGCAGTACTTGGGCATCCGAGACAGAGTGACTTTTCTTGGCTTGGTCGATGATATGCCGCGTTTTTACCAAAGCCTCAACCTCTTTTGCTTACCGTCACTTCAAGAGGGCTTTCCTCTTTCCACACTTGAAGCGCAGGCGTGTGGTGTGCCTTGTATAGCCAGTGATGTTGGTGCGGTTAGAGAAACCCTTTCTCCTCACACAGGAACACTCGTAGAACCAAACCAAGTGCCAATGTTGACCGACGCCCTATCGCAACAACTCGCGTCACCACCTCGCTCTCCTAGGGAGCACATTCTTAAGCACTTTGACATTAGAACTATGGTTAATCGCTATGCGACTCTGGCTCAAGGAGAGAGCTTATGA
- a CDS encoding GumC family protein — MSDLRDNLTLLLHGAWRRRYLIVIPMIVLPILGFLVSKAVPTKYVAHTSMLIQETAKMNPFLEDLAVSTMLKDRLSALSTLLKSRHVLYSVAKEQGLINDTMDASEQEFIIKDLANRLTVQQLGKDFIQIQLTSSQSEGMEAVLGSVSNHFVEQLLAPERSSIKDSSHFLTIHIDKRREELDKAEQAFAEYKNAYSHATPAMQAQSLTRLASLKQTLAEKEAELAGVKRSLGSLDQQLSKTNPVIGKIEEQIIEIRSELTLLRARYTEAHSLVQGKLRELNRLEQERSVLLNSKQPEMNSDQLWDIASTATISTIGDAQPLLVSQLHQLQIMRGRYESLEEETVSLRNMIQELESDANRFGSTATEINRLARDVAVKRELYDDLVERYEMAQLTGSLGVFEENKRVKVIDEPYTPTLPANLPAIIFVLLGLIGGAGLGIGLATIAELADNSIRSRKALEKHLGAPVITTIPKVIF, encoded by the coding sequence ATGAGCGATTTAAGAGACAACCTCACTCTATTACTGCACGGCGCATGGCGACGCCGCTACCTGATTGTAATCCCTATGATAGTGCTGCCTATTTTGGGCTTCCTTGTCAGTAAAGCAGTGCCGACTAAGTATGTGGCTCACACCAGCATGCTGATCCAAGAAACGGCCAAAATGAACCCATTCCTTGAAGACCTTGCAGTTTCAACAATGTTGAAAGACCGGTTGAGTGCTTTGAGTACCCTACTCAAAAGCCGTCATGTACTATATTCCGTCGCCAAAGAACAAGGCTTGATCAACGATACAATGGACGCTAGCGAACAAGAGTTCATCATAAAAGACCTTGCCAATCGCTTAACGGTTCAACAACTCGGTAAGGACTTCATTCAAATCCAACTCACGAGCAGCCAATCAGAAGGGATGGAAGCGGTGTTAGGCTCTGTCAGCAATCACTTTGTCGAACAGCTCTTAGCGCCAGAGCGTTCATCAATAAAGGATTCTAGCCACTTCTTGACTATTCACATTGATAAACGCCGTGAAGAATTGGACAAAGCGGAACAAGCTTTTGCTGAATACAAAAACGCTTATTCTCATGCAACACCAGCGATGCAAGCACAGAGCTTGACGCGTCTCGCCAGCTTAAAACAAACGTTGGCAGAGAAGGAAGCCGAGTTAGCGGGTGTCAAGCGTAGCCTTGGTAGTTTAGACCAGCAACTTTCAAAGACCAATCCGGTGATTGGTAAGATTGAAGAGCAAATTATCGAGATTCGAAGTGAGCTCACTCTATTGCGTGCACGATACACAGAAGCACACAGTTTAGTGCAAGGTAAGCTACGTGAGTTGAACCGTCTGGAACAGGAGCGCTCAGTGCTACTCAACTCAAAACAGCCGGAAATGAACAGTGACCAACTTTGGGATATTGCAAGTACAGCGACCATAAGCACGATTGGTGATGCTCAACCGCTGCTTGTATCTCAACTCCACCAACTGCAAATCATGCGCGGCCGTTACGAATCTTTGGAAGAAGAAACGGTTAGTCTAAGAAACATGATCCAAGAGCTGGAAAGCGACGCCAATCGCTTTGGTAGCACAGCAACAGAAATCAATCGACTTGCTCGTGATGTCGCTGTAAAGCGTGAACTTTATGATGATCTGGTTGAACGTTACGAGATGGCGCAATTGACAGGATCTTTAGGTGTTTTTGAAGAAAACAAACGCGTGAAAGTTATCGATGAGCCTTACACGCCAACCTTGCCAGCTAACTTACCTGCTATTATCTTTGTTCTTCTTGGATTAATTGGGGGGGCAGGTTTAGGCATTGGCCTTGCCACCATTGCAGAACTGGCAGATAACTCTATTCGCTCTCGCAAAGCATTGGAAAAACACCTTGGCGCTCCTGTCATCACCACCATCCCTAAAGTCATATTCTGA
- a CDS encoding glycosyltransferase: MTDIVVFGEDFGGLPSSTQHLIKHLAKNHRILWVNSIGLRQPTPTTKDAKRLVAKLSGSVKQKDDEPQTAFSHHDDSDIHTITLLTIPAPRSAWARKVATQMMKCQLSKKLHELGFQNTVFWTSLPTAVDICKEMSAKGIVYYCGDDFGALAGVDHQTVLEHETELIDCADIILAASERLAANFPNEKTVTIPHGVDFSLFSKSVDKAEDMPNNGRKVLGFYGSLSEWLDYQLVEQVAKQAQDWDLVFIGPNELPHNPLPQRSNVHYLGARAHHDLPRYSQHWDASWLPFVDNAQIQACNPLKLLEYLATGTPVISTPFPALKPYEHMIHVVTDVEDVCASLNHLLPPPEGSLSLIQQQSWESRAHQIERLVRAL; this comes from the coding sequence ATGACAGATATTGTAGTATTTGGAGAAGATTTCGGTGGCTTACCCTCTTCCACTCAACATCTGATAAAGCACTTAGCAAAGAATCATCGTATTCTTTGGGTTAATTCTATTGGCCTTAGACAACCGACACCGACCACAAAAGACGCCAAACGATTAGTTGCCAAACTGTCTGGCTCAGTAAAGCAAAAAGACGACGAACCACAAACCGCGTTTAGTCACCACGATGACTCAGATATTCACACCATAACCTTGCTTACCATCCCCGCTCCCCGCTCTGCATGGGCACGTAAAGTTGCAACTCAAATGATGAAATGCCAACTAAGCAAAAAACTCCATGAGCTTGGCTTTCAAAACACCGTTTTCTGGACGTCACTTCCGACTGCCGTGGATATTTGTAAAGAAATGAGTGCGAAAGGCATTGTCTACTACTGCGGTGATGATTTTGGTGCATTGGCAGGAGTAGACCATCAGACTGTATTGGAGCATGAAACAGAACTCATTGATTGTGCGGACATTATTCTTGCGGCCAGTGAAAGGTTGGCGGCTAACTTTCCTAACGAAAAAACCGTCACCATACCTCATGGTGTAGACTTCAGCCTGTTCTCAAAATCGGTAGACAAAGCAGAAGACATGCCTAATAACGGCCGAAAAGTGCTCGGCTTTTACGGCAGCTTGTCGGAGTGGTTAGATTATCAATTGGTTGAGCAAGTGGCAAAGCAAGCGCAAGATTGGGATTTGGTGTTCATTGGCCCTAATGAGCTTCCTCACAACCCTTTACCACAACGAAGCAATGTTCATTACCTAGGGGCGAGAGCTCATCATGACTTACCACGTTATTCTCAGCATTGGGATGCAAGCTGGTTACCTTTTGTAGATAATGCCCAAATTCAAGCTTGCAACCCACTCAAACTACTGGAATACCTTGCGACTGGCACTCCTGTGATCAGCACACCTTTCCCAGCCCTTAAGCCATACGAACACATGATACATGTCGTGACGGACGTTGAGGATGTGTGTGCGAGCTTGAATCACCTTCTTCCACCACCCGAAGGATCGCTCTCGCTCATTCAACAACAAAGCTGGGAATCAAGAGCGCACCAAATTGAGCGATTAGTGAGGGCGTTATGA
- a CDS encoding O-antigen ligase family protein, which translates to MNTKDVRPSQITAATTITAVIAAAWLVVPHPIFIVAICFAPLVILLVLNQTFWLVTLFVIFSFFRIHEAFPAIYNFKIPLLLSIGALGALSFHLLFSRQLTVFWHPSLTWLFIFWALVIIGIVFSPGRGIAMAEFINSYWKIIVMTLAVTWIITTPKQLAQMSKAIMVAGLLVGLVALYNASNGIDLVEGTRVSIGRSFGSMLGDPNDLALVLLFPLAFTVSQLVEERSSIWIRGFALLTCLILFLSIIETQSRGGLLGALSVFGYFASKHIRYKTLVLILTVVAAISLYVVAGIDGRASGGAAEAGIDASAMGRLYAWEAAFKMALDNPLTGVGLDNFYYNYFFYSSHWDGMNHAVHSTWFGVLAETGFIGLIVFIILIVSLIKTSLRSISLLTKQSDITLSVGANAILSGLIGTIVSGTFLTQGFVWPIYILAALTIVISRIVQTDCQNEKAEYSQIQK; encoded by the coding sequence ATGAATACCAAGGATGTGAGACCCTCACAAATCACCGCTGCAACCACTATCACTGCGGTTATTGCAGCGGCATGGTTAGTGGTGCCTCATCCAATATTCATCGTCGCCATCTGCTTCGCTCCGCTTGTTATTTTGTTAGTTCTCAACCAAACCTTTTGGCTGGTCACCTTGTTCGTGATCTTTTCCTTCTTTCGGATTCACGAAGCCTTCCCCGCTATCTATAACTTTAAAATTCCTCTGCTACTTTCAATCGGTGCGCTAGGAGCGCTCTCTTTTCACCTATTGTTCAGTCGTCAGCTTACCGTATTCTGGCATCCTTCGTTAACGTGGCTGTTTATCTTCTGGGCACTTGTAATCATTGGCATCGTTTTCTCTCCCGGACGTGGAATCGCAATGGCTGAATTCATAAATAGCTATTGGAAAATAATTGTAATGACCTTGGCGGTGACATGGATTATCACAACCCCTAAACAACTGGCACAAATGTCTAAAGCAATCATGGTTGCAGGCTTATTAGTGGGGTTAGTCGCACTATATAATGCGAGCAATGGCATCGATCTGGTCGAGGGCACTCGCGTGTCGATTGGCCGTTCATTCGGTTCTATGCTTGGCGATCCAAATGACTTAGCTCTAGTGTTACTGTTCCCTCTCGCCTTCACGGTTAGTCAACTGGTAGAGGAACGCTCATCAATATGGATAAGAGGGTTTGCGTTACTGACTTGCCTTATTCTATTTCTGTCGATTATCGAAACACAGAGTCGAGGGGGCCTGCTAGGTGCCCTTTCTGTTTTTGGTTACTTTGCTTCCAAGCATATTAGGTACAAAACATTAGTGCTTATTCTCACGGTAGTGGCGGCAATATCACTGTATGTAGTCGCTGGTATTGATGGTCGTGCATCTGGTGGTGCAGCAGAAGCTGGTATTGATGCCTCTGCAATGGGGCGTTTGTACGCATGGGAAGCGGCGTTCAAAATGGCACTCGACAATCCATTAACCGGCGTAGGATTGGATAATTTCTACTATAACTACTTTTTCTATAGCTCCCATTGGGACGGTATGAATCACGCAGTCCATAGTACTTGGTTTGGTGTACTAGCGGAAACCGGGTTTATTGGTCTAATTGTTTTCATTATTTTAATCGTGTCTTTGATTAAAACATCCTTACGCTCCATCTCGCTTCTAACTAAACAGTCAGACATTACTCTGTCTGTTGGCGCAAATGCCATACTAAGCGGCCTTATCGGTACCATCGTATCCGGCACTTTCCTCACTCAAGGCTTTGTTTGGCCAATTTACATCCTTGCAGCGCTCACCATAGTGATAAGTCGCATCGTTCAAACTGACTGTCAAAATGAGAAAGCGGAATATTCTCAAATTCAAAAATAA
- a CDS encoding lipopolysaccharide biosynthesis protein, translated as MLKAMTNMSLFAVALVINKSISLIMLPVLPQFLAPEQMGKLELLTSFGVVTALLASMAMHEALYRFAGVEKDREKQVAMLNHLYSLSITIAAVVGLMLLFIILVAPIPSPFSQFEFIVLMLTIILEGAIGIGTAWLRMQDDKAKTLLCVMVTTTALQVVFIVAALIIYPHVISVLLGGLLAAVIQFIWLHIVNKYKVVIPDLTLAIQHLHYCIPVMMSALVAFCINGAERWFIGANASLATLGVYAIAVKFAIGMCILVQPFGMWWMPRRFAYLKRSRGVEAVRISHLGIIYIAVLSVLAATLAFIVINHFLPDTYQQAALYTLFLLPIAMLKEWSELLNIAILYKRRTRWLLGINITAAGIAITLLFVLSSLGIYGVFIALYYAQLAKLVMTFIIGQQCIHLPFQLSLMVALHIISGLALFLLHSAQSIGGAIAICVLTCVLFAGVAFRFIRRSTRTNLLNKLRAEAKRVSL; from the coding sequence ATGCTTAAAGCTATGACGAACATGTCACTTTTTGCCGTTGCGTTGGTGATCAATAAAAGCATTAGCCTCATTATGCTGCCTGTACTTCCGCAATTTTTGGCACCAGAGCAAATGGGCAAACTGGAGTTACTCACTTCTTTCGGCGTGGTTACAGCCCTACTTGCAAGCATGGCAATGCATGAAGCGTTGTATCGTTTCGCCGGAGTGGAAAAAGACAGAGAAAAACAAGTTGCCATGCTTAACCATCTTTACTCGTTGTCCATTACGATTGCTGCAGTGGTTGGTTTAATGTTGCTGTTTATCATCTTAGTCGCGCCGATCCCTAGCCCATTTTCTCAGTTCGAGTTCATCGTGCTGATGCTCACAATTATTCTGGAAGGCGCCATTGGTATCGGTACAGCTTGGCTACGCATGCAAGATGACAAAGCCAAAACATTATTGTGTGTGATGGTAACAACCACTGCTCTTCAGGTGGTGTTCATTGTTGCTGCTTTGATAATTTATCCTCACGTCATTTCTGTCTTGCTCGGTGGCTTATTGGCTGCCGTGATTCAATTCATCTGGTTACACATCGTCAATAAGTACAAGGTCGTTATACCTGACCTGACGTTGGCGATACAACACCTGCATTACTGCATTCCGGTCATGATGTCGGCGCTAGTCGCTTTCTGTATTAACGGTGCTGAGCGTTGGTTTATTGGTGCTAATGCATCACTGGCTACGCTTGGTGTTTATGCGATCGCGGTGAAGTTTGCTATTGGCATGTGTATATTGGTTCAACCTTTTGGCATGTGGTGGATGCCGCGACGCTTCGCGTACTTGAAGCGGAGCCGTGGTGTGGAAGCGGTGAGAATTTCCCATCTCGGTATAATCTACATTGCAGTACTGAGTGTGCTTGCCGCGACACTTGCCTTCATTGTGATCAATCATTTTTTGCCTGATACGTATCAGCAAGCTGCACTTTACACCCTATTCCTCTTGCCGATAGCCATGCTTAAAGAATGGAGTGAACTACTGAATATCGCCATTTTATACAAACGCAGAACGCGTTGGTTATTAGGCATCAATATTACCGCTGCAGGTATCGCTATAACGTTACTCTTTGTGCTTTCTTCCCTAGGTATTTATGGCGTATTTATTGCGCTTTACTATGCACAATTGGCCAAGCTGGTCATGACGTTCATCATTGGGCAGCAATGCATACACTTACCATTCCAACTCAGTTTAATGGTCGCGTTACATATCATCTCTGGTCTGGCACTGTTCCTGCTCCACTCTGCTCAATCCATCGGGGGGGCAATCGCCATTTGCGTTTTGACGTGCGTACTGTTTGCAGGTGTCGCCTTCAGATTCATCCGCAGGAGTACACGCACCAACCTTTTAAATAAACTAAGGGCTGAAGCAAAAAGAGTGTCGTTATGA
- a CDS encoding glycosyltransferase family 4 protein, whose translation MKRVLMFDAIPMQGGSKIANAELIKQCDQRDVISYLATTHPEHWTAAFRSNPRVQVLKIKCSPITSHHGIAYWLMNCFYLIQLFLVTLKLPKLDWFMGLSSPNNDMPLYLLRLLSRKPIVQMVHGPVGVSRTSGYCLVKAHAIHYLANTRDSMINALMAYLKEPRPAVERYWTTLNASSFVNGLSSQRTPKQANPISKRVFWAASLLKWKNVDLLLEAMQQDEATYLNAIICYIKPNIAGVDCSEPDFTHPNVEWHESPNNLDELRAQCGVFVSTSINEPFGLSILEALAAGMCVVIPQDDSYWDRVLTHGKNCFKYIPNDAASLHNAIVLLNESPWLKVTMGLEALNVASLYTAERCYFSVTQQLCKDPSSKEPQSVKKRDKAKWYDHA comes from the coding sequence ATGAAACGTGTTTTGATGTTTGACGCAATTCCAATGCAAGGCGGCTCTAAAATTGCCAACGCTGAATTGATTAAACAGTGCGACCAGCGTGACGTCATTAGCTATCTCGCAACAACGCACCCAGAGCATTGGACCGCTGCTTTTCGCTCCAATCCTCGCGTTCAGGTGCTTAAGATCAAATGTTCACCCATCACGTCACATCATGGTATCGCTTATTGGTTGATGAACTGTTTCTACTTAATCCAGCTCTTCTTGGTTACACTGAAGCTACCCAAGCTTGATTGGTTTATGGGTCTATCTTCGCCAAACAACGACATGCCTTTGTACCTGCTTCGTTTACTTTCTCGCAAACCTATCGTTCAAATGGTTCACGGACCAGTCGGCGTTTCACGTACTTCAGGCTATTGCTTGGTAAAAGCCCATGCGATTCATTACCTAGCCAATACCCGCGATTCAATGATTAATGCGCTTATGGCTTACCTAAAAGAGCCGAGACCTGCCGTAGAGCGCTACTGGACAACGCTAAATGCAAGTTCCTTCGTGAATGGGCTTTCTTCGCAGCGTACACCGAAGCAAGCGAATCCAATTTCCAAGCGTGTGTTTTGGGCAGCAAGTTTGTTGAAATGGAAGAATGTTGATTTACTGCTCGAAGCAATGCAGCAAGACGAAGCGACTTACCTTAATGCAATCATTTGTTATATCAAGCCCAACATAGCAGGCGTGGATTGCTCTGAGCCTGATTTTACTCACCCAAACGTCGAATGGCACGAGTCACCAAACAACTTAGATGAGCTTCGCGCACAGTGTGGTGTGTTTGTATCAACCAGCATCAATGAACCGTTTGGTCTATCTATACTAGAAGCCTTAGCTGCTGGCATGTGCGTTGTTATTCCTCAGGATGACAGTTACTGGGATCGCGTGCTAACACACGGTAAAAACTGCTTTAAATACATACCGAATGATGCAGCGTCGCTGCACAACGCGATCGTTCTTTTGAATGAATCACCATGGCTGAAAGTCACCATGGGACTTGAAGCCTTGAATGTTGCGAGCCTATATACCGCTGAACGTTGCTATTTCTCGGTCACTCAACAGCTTTGCAAAGACCCTTCTAGTAAAGAACCACAAAGCGTAAAGAAGCGTGACAAAGCTAAATGGTACGACCATGCTTAA
- a CDS encoding glycosyltransferase: protein MTNPKRILYVHYGDNWIRGSERVLLNLVSNIDSNQYQPFVWSNCAPLIERCQSLGIVTKYSDFSLVGGWNTPRWDISGWNDLIKQGTTLIENHNIDLVHVNSGGPCQWMCLAARMNHIPLVTQLHCHYTLLDRFSLGLHLSPKLICVSKDVGHEILKDGYPEEHLHVVHNGVSLESHDAPIDVRDRLGIPHQAFTFISVGSLIKRKGFDRLIQAMRMHNYYQHNPHLVIVGDGEESISLKQLAVDLGVKERVHFVGEQHNAGDWMKGNVDAFISGAYEEAFGLVLGEAALAKLPIIAPKTGGIPELFEHNHSALLFANHGMASLLNAIQQMIQDAPLRNKLAENAHQHANQHLTVSASVKAIEDIYRDELTQKELTSMPVSHCMKPISRWLNIN from the coding sequence ATGACTAACCCAAAACGCATTCTCTATGTGCATTACGGGGACAATTGGATTCGCGGCAGCGAAAGAGTGCTGTTAAACCTTGTCTCAAACATCGACAGCAACCAGTACCAGCCTTTCGTTTGGTCAAACTGCGCGCCACTCATCGAGAGGTGCCAATCATTAGGTATCGTGACAAAGTATTCCGATTTCAGTCTAGTTGGCGGATGGAACACGCCACGATGGGATATCAGTGGCTGGAACGATTTGATCAAACAAGGCACAACCTTGATCGAAAACCACAACATTGACCTTGTCCACGTAAACAGCGGTGGCCCATGCCAATGGATGTGCCTAGCTGCTCGAATGAATCACATCCCTTTGGTAACGCAACTTCATTGCCACTACACCTTGCTTGACCGCTTCTCACTGGGTCTGCACCTTTCTCCAAAATTGATTTGTGTGAGTAAAGACGTTGGTCACGAGATTCTCAAAGATGGCTACCCTGAAGAACATCTCCATGTCGTTCATAACGGCGTGTCATTGGAGAGTCACGATGCACCTATCGATGTCAGAGATCGTCTGGGCATTCCGCACCAAGCATTTACCTTTATTTCGGTTGGGTCTCTCATTAAACGCAAAGGCTTTGACCGCTTAATCCAAGCCATGCGTATGCACAACTACTATCAACATAATCCACACTTGGTAATTGTTGGTGACGGTGAAGAAAGTATCTCGCTGAAGCAGTTAGCCGTTGATTTGGGTGTGAAGGAGCGTGTGCATTTTGTTGGGGAACAACATAACGCCGGAGACTGGATGAAAGGTAATGTAGATGCCTTCATCAGTGGAGCTTACGAAGAGGCATTTGGTCTCGTTCTTGGTGAGGCGGCACTCGCGAAGTTACCAATCATCGCACCAAAAACAGGTGGCATCCCGGAATTGTTTGAACACAACCACAGTGCTCTATTGTTCGCTAATCACGGTATGGCAAGTCTGTTAAATGCAATTCAGCAAATGATTCAAGATGCGCCGCTACGAAATAAGCTAGCCGAAAATGCGCATCAACACGCGAATCAGCATCTGACGGTTTCTGCCTCAGTCAAAGCAATTGAAGACATTTACCGCGATGAACTGACGCAGAAAGAACTGACATCCATGCCTGTCAGCCACTGCATGAAACCAATTTCGCGCTGGTTAAACATCAACTAA
- a CDS encoding glycosyltransferase family 4 protein encodes MKLISNNLEVPIAGEVWILLDSGVFGGIESHVIELSKGLQASHVHVRVVLVSEYSPPAPLVGKLEHANIPFSYLWHLCPKSERSKNIPIKQMTSAIAEHQPSVIHTHGYKSALLARGAKLFTRAFPRLISSFHAGETPKGRVWLYDWLDRHSARLSDHCFAVSQAIQHKLPTQSELLSNFVSIPNHHCRYKEIAFVGRLSHEKGADRFMEVARHIPDHPFSIYGDGPEKSSLVENTPSNVIFHGYQSDMDAIWSNISVLVISSRYEGLPMAALEAMARGIVVISLEVGRLPDLIEDGRNGFLAHNIDSLIGKINQWLGMSNSEQYSLRHNAIETIKAHYSSSCIIPVLIERYQIANPT; translated from the coding sequence ATGAAGCTAATCTCAAACAATCTTGAGGTCCCCATTGCGGGTGAAGTCTGGATACTATTGGATAGTGGTGTGTTTGGAGGGATCGAAAGTCACGTTATCGAACTCAGCAAAGGACTACAAGCGTCGCATGTTCATGTAAGAGTGGTGTTGGTGTCAGAATACTCACCACCCGCACCACTGGTTGGAAAACTCGAACATGCCAACATTCCCTTCAGTTACCTCTGGCACCTCTGTCCAAAATCGGAACGTTCCAAGAATATCCCAATTAAACAAATGACCAGTGCGATAGCCGAACACCAACCTAGCGTTATACACACTCACGGATACAAATCAGCGTTACTAGCCAGAGGTGCGAAGCTCTTTACGCGTGCCTTCCCCCGCCTTATCTCTTCTTTTCATGCCGGCGAGACGCCCAAAGGGAGAGTCTGGCTGTACGACTGGCTTGACCGACACTCAGCTCGTCTTTCCGATCATTGCTTTGCGGTTAGCCAAGCGATACAACACAAGCTCCCTACTCAATCAGAATTGCTTAGTAATTTTGTCTCCATTCCCAACCACCACTGCCGCTATAAAGAAATCGCTTTTGTAGGCCGCTTGAGTCACGAGAAAGGCGCAGATCGTTTTATGGAAGTCGCGCGACACATTCCCGACCACCCTTTTTCTATCTACGGAGATGGCCCTGAAAAGAGCTCATTGGTTGAAAATACACCTTCTAATGTCATATTTCACGGATACCAAAGCGACATGGATGCTATTTGGAGCAACATCAGTGTCCTCGTGATTTCATCCCGTTATGAAGGGTTACCAATGGCAGCATTGGAGGCTATGGCTCGTGGCATTGTCGTGATAAGCCTGGAAGTTGGTCGACTGCCCGATCTCATCGAAGATGGAAGAAATGGATTCCTCGCTCACAACATCGACTCACTTATCGGCAAAATCAATCAATGGTTAGGCATGAGCAACAGCGAACAGTATTCACTGCGTCATAACGCAATTGAGACGATCAAAGCTCATTACTCCTCTAGCTGCATCATTCCTGTTCTTATTGAACGCTACCAAATTGCGAACCCTACTTGA